The proteins below come from a single Argentina anserina chromosome 1, drPotAnse1.1, whole genome shotgun sequence genomic window:
- the LOC126805018 gene encoding serine/threonine-protein kinase/endoribonuclease IRE1a-like produces MKKHHHAATWKLLLLLLLIPILGSLFPYAAVSASALQRSQPDHHNAGLSRSPGRSLLSHPPPQRISHFEAAREGKLLLVDSNSGAVIYGVDLGRPLYSSYQAPQLRNNVYVEDPNRFYLDADEDGRLYSISNGIKRKLDRPMAEFVLLTPHTSDDGSVTVGSMKTTTYVIDPWTGRIIHRYPSTLGEEQGLLYPGIIKRIKQLVKLGPTSPNSAMSQLQVLVTEFTLMTYFPKSNEVAWNLTFCEIGVVSFCSDIENPVIGALDSEAGGDVASPLPCHSKVRVPHQRRISIEPPVHGRLLEEQNKHKILSNSASNGRKSPTGMLVLLFDRSRVWTLTFSFFILPGFVICCCAYVVSRQRLADPNALPSKSKKNQKSGETTSDIGEEENHVSSQDEEALAYSDGVNKTLSLDKLLYGAAVGRRIGKLLISDKEIAKGSNGTIVLEGIYEGRPVAVKRLVLGHYDMAFKEIQNLIASDRHPNIVRWYGVEYDRDFVYLSLERCICNLDDLIQIHANSSQNPVAGEDHPVIQNKVRLSVVKNIMPDVNLWEDNGLLSPLLLKLMRDVVSGLVHLHELGIIHRDLKPQNVLLIKEGSLCAKLSDMGISKQLIGDMSSLGHHATGNGSSGWQAPEQLLHGRQTRAVDLFSLGCVLFFCITGGRHPFGDRLERDINIVKNQMDLFSVEYLPEALDLISRLLNRDPELRPKALEVLHHPLFWSSETRVSFLRDYSDRVELEDRWSNSDLLRALESTAPRALGGKWNEKMEPAFLTNIGQYRRYKFDTVRDLLRVMRNKSNHYRELPKEIQELLGPLPEGYDAYFASRFPKLLIEVYKVACKHCREEEWFQKYFKSTANESSGL; encoded by the exons GAGGGGAAGTTACTGCTGGTGGACAGTAATTCCGGCGCGGTAATTTATGGCGTGGATTTAGGGAGGCCGCTGTACAGTTCATATCAGGCGCCTCAACTCAGAAATAATGTGTACGTAGAAGATCCTAATAGATTTTATCTAGACGCTGACGAAGATGGCCGACTCTATAGCATAAGCAATGGCATCAAAAGG AAACTTGATAGGCCTATGGCTGAATTTGTCCTTCTGACGCCTCATACATCAGACGATGGAAGTGTAACAGTTGGATCGATGAAGACCACGACCTATGTAATTGATCCTTGGACTGGAAGGATAATTCACAGATACCCTTCAACACTTGGAGAGGAGCAGGGTCTACTTTACCCTGGTATTATCAAACGCATTAAGCAATTGGTCAAGCTTGGTCCAACGAGTCCGAATTCTGCTATGTCGCAACTACAAGTACTGGTGACAGAGTTTACTCTGATGACGTACTTTCCGAAGTCAAATGAAGTCGCCTGGAATTTGACATTTTGTGAAATTGGAGTTGTATCATTCTGTTCAGATATTGAGAATCCTGTTATCGGGGCCCTTGATTCTGAAGCAGGCGGTGATGTTGCCTCACCATTACCATGCCATTCCAAAGTAAGAGTACCCCACCAAAGGCGTATATCGATTGAACCACCTGTACATGGCAGATTATTAGAGGaacaaaacaaacataagATACTCTCGAATTCTGCTTCAAATGGGAGGAAATCTCCTACTGGCATGTTGGTCTTGCTTTTTGATCGATCACGAGTTTGGACTCTCACTTTCTCCTTTTTTATCCTCCCGGGCTTTGTTATATGCTGCTGTGCTTACGTGGTTAGTAGGCAACGGCTCGCTGATCCAAATGCTCTGCCTTCCAAGAGTAAGAAGAATCAGAAATCAGGAGAGACAACTAGTGACATTGGTGAAGAGGAGAATCATGTATCATCTCAGGATGAGGAAGCTTTAGCCTACTCTGATGGTGTCAACAAAACATTATCACTTGATAAACTATTGTATGGTGCTGCGGTTGGTCGCAGGATTGGTAAACTACTCATATCAGATAAAGAGATTGCCAAGGGAAGCAATGGTACCATTGTGCTGGAGGGAATTTATGAAGGTCGACCTGTTGCAGTCAAACGCCTTGTTCTAGGTCATTATGATATGGCTTTCAAAGAAATTCAGAATCTTATTGCATCTGACCGACATCCAAATATAGTACGCTGGTACGGGGTAGAGTATGATCGAGATTTTGTTTATCTCTCTTTGGAGCGCTGTATCTGCAACTTGGATGATTTGATACAAATTCACGCAAATTCCTCCCAAAATCCAGTAGCTGGTGAGGACCATCCTGTGATTCAAAATAAGGTTCGCTTGTCCGTGGTGAAGAATATCATGCCAGATGTTAATTTATGGGAAGATAATGGTCTTTTGTCCCCTCTATTATTGAAATTGATGAG GGATGTGGTTTCTGGGCTTGTGCATCTACATGAATTAGGGATAATTCATCGGGACTTGAAGCCTCAAAATGTTTTGTTGATCAAGGAAGGCTCGCTGTGTGCAAAGCTGTCAGATATGGGTATCAGCAAGCAACTTATTGGGGACATGTCTTCGCTGGGTCATCATGCTACTGGAAA TGGTAGTTCGGGTTGGCAAGCACCCGAACAGCTTCTTCACGGGCGGCAAACACGTGCTGTGGATTTGTTTAGTTTAGGTTGTGTCCTATTCTTTTGTATCACTGGTGGCAGACATCCATTTGGTGACCGCCTTGAACGTGATATAAATATTGTGAAGAACCAAATGGATCTGTTCTCGGTCGAGTATCTTCCAGAAGCTTTGGATCTTATATCTCGATTGTTAAACCGCGATCCTGAATTGAG gCCAAAGGCTTTGGAGGTGTTGCACCATCCTCTTTTCTGGAGCTCTGAGACAAGAGTCTCATTCCTGCGAGACTATAGTGACAGGGTAGAATTGGAAGATAGATGGTCCAACTCTGATCTTCTGAGAGCCCTAGAGAGTACTGCGCCCAGAGCTTTGGGTGGGAAATGGAATGAGAAGATGGAACCTGCATTCCTCACTAACATTGGCCAATACAGGCGTTATAAGTTTGACACCGTCCGAGACTTATTGCGAGTCATGCGGAACAAATCAAATCACTATAGAGAGCTCCCAAAAGAAATCCAG GAACTCCTAGGACCATTGCCTGAAGGATATGATGCCTACTTTGCAAGCCGGTTCCCAAAACTTCTGATAGAAGTATACAAAGTTGCGTGCAAACATTGTAGAGAAGAGGAATGGTTTCAGAAGTATTTCAAAAGTACTGCTAATGAGTCCTCGGGTCTCTAG